AGCTCACTAGGCTAACGTACGCATTTTACCTCTCGGACCCTATCTTCCCTGTCAGTTATCCCTCTATATAACATAACGTCTTGTACATTCTAGTGGCTCCGTTAATAAGGTTTGACAAAAATAGCAAGAAAGGAGAATAGTATTATAGGCACTAACTTAGCTTACAAAcagaaacagaaagaaaTCTAGTTATTGTTCAGCTTCAAGCACATACGcctttatttcttctttggtggctttttgtttttttattatttaatCAACATTGTTGTTAATTAAACTAATTCCTTTTATCGCATAttactttttgaaacagaaaaggaaacGAAACAGATCTAAGAGTAAAGTGTGCCAAGAGATTTTCTACTAAGTTTTCAATACTCAgaggttttttttgcttctgACATCATTATATTCTCgaaattctttttctgaatTTATCTATTATTTATCCCCTCGAACTTCTCATTTTCTAAGTTGTTTTCAAGCTAACTGTCCTTATAAGACTAATTTATACTTAACAACTCTTCTTATTTGGGATAAGAAAGAACACATATTTTGGGTATGGATTTCACAACAATGACCATGACGAGCAATATGGCGACTGGTGCTGCTGCAACGACTACGCCTACGCATGCATCAAtaaattcttcttcaaattctaGTACTGATCTTGATCCAAGTCAGAATACTCCTTCTATCCTGATAAATAGTAATTCGGATGCttcaaatggaaaaacGACGGATTTCAGCGGCGTCAATAATAttcaccaaaaaaatatcacgAACAATACGAATAATGTTCATTTATATTCACCTAATATCATGGATCAGACACTGCTAACTCCGCAGGACATTGCCAAGTTACGGAGAGAATCAATAGCTCATTCACAAGGGATGGGTGGTGTTTCGTGGGGGTCAATTAGTGTTGGCTCTTGGTTAAGAGATGAGATTATTAGCCGTAGAGGTAGTATTGTACCCTCATCAGCAAGTGGTGTCGCTGCCATTGCTCCTGTTGCTTCTGCCTCTGCTACCACCACCACAAATACTTTACAGATTCAACAGCCCGCCAAGAGACCCTCCGTTAGTAACCCTCCTTATCATAGAGGGTATTCTATTTCTCCCCAAATTGCTTACACTGCTTATTTGCCAAATTTAGAAAAACAATATTGTAAAGATTATTCATGCTGTGGTCTCTCCTTACCTGGGCTGCATGACTTGCTGAGACATTATGAAGAAGCCCACATATCTACGTCTCCCAATACCGCTAACATGTCGCAAATACCGATGAACTCCACTGGTACTGCTAGTTCATCAGTTCGCATGACTAATAGTAATTCTAGTGCAAACTTCAACCATCAAAACAACATGGCCgcaaatacaaaaaatacagcTCAGAAGACAAATAATATACAAGCCCATAATAACAATACAACTAATAATACATCAATCAATAATATGCATGCCAATCTTCATAACAACATGAACTCCAATTCCATAATACGACAATCTCAGCATCCTCAACATCAGCAGAATATAATACAACAACAATTGCAACCGAATACTATCAATCATACATCTGCAGCCGTACAGCCACAAAGTACAATAGGCTCGATAACTTCGTCCACAACAGCAAATCCGAATGTAGTCTCTATAATAGGGGCTTCCAACCCTAATTTAACAATGGTTAACCATTCTCAGCAACTACATTTGAATGGTAATTTAGTTGATGCTGTTTCGACAAATGATGTGTTTTTAAGAACCAATAATTCTCCATCAAGGCACAACGCAAGCAATAAACTAACCAACAGTAACAATAACAGCGGCATCAATatgaataataataacaataataataataataataataataataataatagtaatgataataataactcacacaataacaataatagtaatgTTAAcatgaataataaaaacgtTATGGTGAATCGTCCACATACTTTTAACAATTATTCTTTAAATAAAACGTCGAGGAATCCCCTTCCACATCAATCTAGGAAAATTGATCCTCATCAGACTGATTTATCTCCCTTAGTGCTTGTGCAAGATATTGATTTGAGTTTTAtggatgatgatattttagGCCCTAGCAATCATAATCCTATGAATGCCACAGTGAATCCGACGGCAAATTCTCATAATTACAACACGTTCCATCCGTCTGTTCACTCGAAATCTTCTCAGAATATGGTTGATGATCAAGATATTGACGATAtcgacgatgatgacgatgatgtagatgatgacgatgacgatgacgatgacgatgacgatgataCAGAGAATGGTTCTGCTTCCAATGGAAAATCGGTTCATAACAACAATTATAAGTTACCTCAGCAGGCATACATAGATGATCCCGCAAGAAGACTTTATGTAATGGATCATGAGGAACAAAAACCATTCAAATGTCCCGTGATTGGTTGCGAAAAGACGTATAAGAATCAAAATGGTTTAAAGTATCACAGATTGCATGgtcatcaaaatcaaaaattacaCGAAAATCCTGACGGTTCCTTTAGTGTTATAGATCCGGATTCGACTGATTCATTTGGTGATGGGATGGGTTCTGCCAAGGATAAACCTTACCGTTGTGAAGTCTGTGGTAAGAGATACAAGAACTTAAACGGTTTGAAATATCACAGAGGCCATTCTACCCATTAAtcgaacatttttttctttcctcaAGCGCTTTAGTGTACCTCAAAGAATCATATATTCTGCCTTCTTTGTGATTGTATATTCTGttgctttctttccttttgttgTGAACAATTTTGATTGATCATTTTAAAGGAAAACCCCATGATAAATTTGCACTCTACAGTTATTAATGTTGATGTAAAAAGCATATCAattaccaaaaattgaaattgtaATAGAAAAACTTCTCCCTATAttgtcatcatttttcttgattacTCCATCGTAAAACGATTTAGTTTGTGCTCTATCTAATTCCTTTCTTTTAGTTTTGttgtgttttttttattattcattGCTACtgtgtttttattttatatattttggcttattttcttctgttttgATGTATTAAAAACTacttttattcttcttattTAAATTTACTATTCAAgaaactttcttcttctgatttATATTGTTTCATATTATACTTTATTTGCTTTTCtgcatatttttattgGGGCACTACTTCACATTATCGTTTAACTTTTCTCAAGAATTCCGAGATATAATCAAGTTGTACAGAGCAGAcgctcttcttcttcttactctttctttactttttttgagAATTCATCTCGAAGTAATGGTACTTTAGTCTGAAAGTTTATAGTTTTGTTAATAACATGTGAATTTTAACCTAAAATGTCTGCCTTAAAAAAAGTGCATTGCAGTCTTAATAAGATTATTTCAAACATAAATCAGTTGAACTATGGGATTTCTCTGGGCAAAAACAAGAATCTGGCGTCAGCTGCAGTCAAGAAACGGGCAATACAATGATATGGCATACTCATCAAGGCGCATTTGCCGGGCCTACTGATCGGATGTGGCGGTCCTGCACCTTAGCGAGGCAATATAATTGTACGGTTGATCTAACACTTGCTCATTTAGAGGCTAAAAAAGGATGCGTGATCATTCTTTCAACACTCTTCCTAtaactcaaaaaaaatgaaaagataGATCTTAAAATTACAATTGCGCGTAAGGCAGAAAACAACTCATCTCACTGTAACTTAACAGGGTGTGCATCAAGGTGCATACAACAATACGGGGCGCAGTGAATAGGAAGAATGAAAATCAACATATCGCGTCCACTACAGCTTTTGCAATGGTCCTCATACCTTGTGGCTGTATTCCTGATACAACTGCTAGTCATTCTTCCTTTATCAGTTTTAATATACCACGATTTTTACCTGCGACTATTACCTGCCGATTCTTCTAATTTAGTTCCGCTGAATACTTTCAACATCTTAAATGGCATACAATTTGGGACgaagttttttcaatcaatCGCGAGTATACCAGTAGGTACTGATCTACCGCAAACAACAGACAATGGATTATCGCAACCGATCGCTATGCGCGATAATATAGAATACAAGCTCGACTTAAACCTACTATTTTATtgtcaaaataaaaatgaccATTTAAACTTGGACAATCTCTTAATAGATATTTACAGAGGCCCGGGTCCAGCTTTGGGAAGTCCAGAAAGAGTGGACTctaaagatgaaaaaatatttcacaCCTCTAGGCCTATTGTGTGTCTCACAGTGGCGGATTCCATTTCATATCAAGAAATCGAACAATTGGGTCCATCTCGCCTGAATGTCTACAATGAGGAGTGGCTGAATACAATAACAATAGAAGACAAGATATCTTTAGATTCATCGTATGAAACAATCTCCATGTTTTTGAGGACAGAGATGGCCCAAAAAAACTTAATTATACAGTCTGAAAGTGGAATTACATTTAGGATGAATTTTGAGCAAGGGTTAAGAAACTTGATGCTTCgaaaaagatttttgtCTTATATTATCGGCGTTTCGATATTTCATTTCATCATAtgcattctttttttcatagtAGGGTGCACCGCATTCATGTTCGTCAAAAAGAGTCAGAAGAAATCCCAGAAACATAGCTAATAGGGTCGCATTTTTCGCTACATAATTTTAAGATGTGTTTGTAAttgtaaataaataagCAGTTTCAGCCTTTCGCGTCCAGAAGCtaaatgagaaaaaaattatcagcgaagaatcaaaaaaaaactaagcGATGCTTTGGCTGTTATAAGTTGATCATATGGTCAATAACACTTTTGGAGGAAATGCTCACAATGCCTATCCCATCTGACGACACATTGATACCGAAA
This genomic window from Saccharomyces kudriavzevii IFO 1802 strain IFO1802 genome assembly, chromosome: 12 contains:
- the SFP1 gene encoding zinc-coordinating transcription factor SFP1 (similar to Saccharomyces cerevisiae SFP1 (YLR403W); ancestral locus Anc_4.265), yielding MDFTTMTMTSNMATGAAATTTPTHASINSSSNSSTDLDPSQNTPSILINSNSDASNGKTTDFSGVNNIHQKNITNNTNNVHLYSPNIMDQTLLTPQDIAKLRRESIAHSQGMGGVSWGSISVGSWLRDEIISRRGSIVPSSASGVAAIAPVASASATTTTNTLQIQQPAKRPSVSNPPYHRGYSISPQIAYTAYLPNLEKQYCKDYSCCGLSLPGLHDLLRHYEEAHISTSPNTANMSQIPMNSTGTASSSVRMTNSNSSANFNHQNNMAANTKNTAQKTNNIQAHNNNTTNNTSINNMHANLHNNMNSNSIIRQSQHPQHQQNIIQQQLQPNTINHTSAAVQPQSTIGSITSSTTANPNVVSIIGASNPNLTMVNHSQQLHLNGNLVDAVSTNDVFLRTNNSPSRHNASNKLTNSNNNSGINMNNNNNNNNNNNNNNNSNDNNNSHNNNNSNVNMNNKNVMVNRPHTFNNYSLNKTSRNPLPHQSRKIDPHQTDLSPLVLVQDIDLSFMDDDILGPSNHNPMNATVNPTANSHNYNTFHPSVHSKSSQNMVDDQDIDDIDDDDDDVDDDDDDDDDDDDDTENGSASNGKSVHNNNYKLPQQAYIDDPARRLYVMDHEEQKPFKCPVIGCEKTYKNQNGLKYHRLHGHQNQKLHENPDGSFSVIDPDSTDSFGDGMGSAKDKPYRCEVCGKRYKNLNGLKYHRGHSTH
- the SEI1 gene encoding seipin (similar to Saccharomyces cerevisiae FLD1 (YLR404W); ancestral locus Anc_4.266), coding for MKINISRPLQLLQWSSYLVAVFLIQLLVILPLSVLIYHDFYLRLLPADSSNLVPLNTFNILNGIQFGTKFFQSIASIPVGTDLPQTTDNGLSQPIAMRDNIEYKLDLNLLFYCQNKNDHLNLDNLLIDIYRGPGPALGSPERVDSKDEKIFHTSRPIVCLTVADSISYQEIEQLGPSRLNVYNEEWLNTITIEDKISLDSSYETISMFLRTEMAQKNLIIQSESGITFRMNFEQGLRNLMLRKRFLSYIIGVSIFHFIICILFFIVGCTAFMFVKKSQKKSQKHS